In the genome of Thermoplasma sp. Kam2015, the window TTTAAGCTTTTCCATATACGCCGATGAGGATCGTACCTGTTCACGGTTGTCCTTGAGATAATTGATATAATCGCTGACACGATCTATCGCGTCGCCAATGCTGGATGTCTCCAGATCCCTGCCGTAGAAAGGGCCTGCTCCGAGCATTTCAAGCATCTCTCTGCCCTTTTCCTGCAGCGAATAGTACTTCTTGTTGTCCCTCTCGGTGCTCCTTATGTATCCCTCGTCTTCCATGTCCCTCAGCAGCGGATAGACTGCGCCTGGAGACGGCCTCCACCTGCCCATAGACATATTCTCCATAGTTGCCATTATATCTGCTCCGGTCTTCTCTCCATCAGCCAGTATTCTCAGTATCCAGTATCGGATGCCAACGAAACCCCTTGAATGGTATACATGGTGGCCCCATGGCCCTCTCATTCCTCCAAACATGCTCTCTCACCTCATATCGATATTCAGATATCGATAATCAGATATTCTATTCAGATATTTAAACATTGCTAAAATGATGCTGGTTGAGCGATTATCAGCATCTGCCGTATATTCAGAATCTGGATACGACCTTACGTATTGTCAATTCTCCGATCTAAAAATATAAATCATGCATGTTCATAGGCTGCTATGCCAGAGGATCTTGTTTCTAAAACGCTTAAAAGGATAGAGGAGGATCGTGTTGAGTTTCTGCAGATGCAGTTCACGGACATAGTGGGAAATGTTAAGAGCCTCACCGTTCCGAAGAACAGGTTCGAGAACGCCCTCACGGAGGGTGTTGTGTTTGACGGAAGCTCCGTCGCAGGATATGCGCAGATCGAAGAGAGCGATATGCGTGCACTGCCCAACCTTGAGAGCTACACGCTTCTTCCTGATGAATTTGGAAAGAACAAGATAGCGAGATTCGTATGCAGCGTCTATTCCCCAGATGGAACAAGATTTCCAGGAGATCCAAGGTATGTCCTTGAACGCATCATCGATCAGGTGCATAAGGAAGGCAACGAGTTCTTCGTGGGCCCTGAGTTTGAGTTCTTCCTGTTCAAAAGGGACGCCAGCGGAAACCCAACAACCGAGCCAAGCGACTATGGCGGATACTTCGACAACACGCCGCTCGACTCAGCCAGCGATATAAGGCAGCAGATAATGAAGGAACTCTACGATCTTGGTTATCAACCAGAGGCCGCACACCACGAGGTTGCCTACGGTCAGCAGGAAGTTGATCTTAGATATGCGCCGGCACTTAAGATGGCAGACAGGATAGTCATGCTAAAGAGCATCATAAAGAACATAGCTGAGAGGAACGGCCTCTACGCCTCATTCATGCCGAAGCCGATAAACGGCGTTAACGGTTCCGGCATGCACATTCACCAGAGCATAATGAGCGTTGATGAAAAGGTGAACAGGTTCTACGATAAAAATGCGAAGTACGGGCTTAGCGAATATGCTATGCATTATCTGGGTGGCATTCTCAAGTACGTGAACGAGGCTTCTGCGATCCTTGCGTCCACTGTTAACTCTTACAAGAGGCTCATACCAGGCTATGAAGCACCCGTTTACATATCATGGGCAAACAAGAACAGATCGGCGCTGGTTAGGATTCCGGCTGGCGAGGGGGTCAGAAAGAGGATGGAATTGAGATGCCCTGATCCGGCTGGAAACCCATACCTGCAGTTTGCAGTCGTTTTAGGAATGGGGCTTGAAGGAATAAAACAGAAAATAGAACCTCCTGAGCCCGTTGAAAAGGACATATTCCATATGACGCCGGAGGAAAGGCTATCGGAAGGAATCATGTCCATGCCCGAGAGCCTGGGTGAAGCGCTACACCATCTCAGAGGAAGCAAGCTTATGAGATCCGTCCTCGGAGACCATGTGTACGAGAACTTCATAACTGTAAAGCAGAGGGAATGGGATCAATTCAGATCCTACGTAGGCGAGTGGGAGATAAAGAGGTATCTGCCAACGCTCTGATCTTTCCACTCCCACTTTTTTCAGCAGAATTTTCTTAAACTGCAGATCTCGGATCTATCATAAGATAGCATTCGCCTCCCCGATGAAGCGATGCCGCCCGCTGTGATGAAGGATGCACATATGATAAAGCTGGGATGCCTCAATTCCTCTTAGTGAGGTGCGTCTATTGCCTAGATGCACTCTTTTTCACAACTGGAAAAATTGATAAAGATATATAACATAAGCTCTTCACCGGTCTGATCGCCGCATAGATAATGCCGTTTCAGACAGGTGATCTCATCTGGCTGGCATATGGTGTTCCTTTACGAGACTGTGCCAGGTCTGGTATGAGAGAAGAATGAAACCCGGGTTGCATCATGATCGAGATATGGACTGAAAAATACAGGCCAAAGAGCCTTTCCGAGATATATGGTGAGGACGAGAACATACAGAAGTTGAAATCGTTTGTGGAGAGGAAGGAGATACCCCATCTTCTCTTCGCAGGTTCTGTCGGCACCGGCAAGACGTCCACGGCCATTGCTCTGGCCATAGAACTCTTCGGAGATTCATGGAAGGAGAACATGGTCGAGATGAACGCCTCCAACGAGAACGGCATCGATGTCATAAGGAACAAGATAAAGGATATCGCCAGGATAAAACCCTCAAACCCGCTGGGATTCAAGATACTGTTTCTGGATGAAGCGGATCAGCTCACAGCAGAAGCCCAAGCCGCCCTCAGAAGAACCATGGAGATATATTCTGAGACCACGAGGTTCATCTTTTCCTGCAACTATTCTTCAAAGATAATACCGCCAATACAGTCGAGAACCGTGGTTATGAGGTTCAGGCCTGTACCTGATGAGTACATAAGCAAGAAGCTGCGTGAGATAGCAGAGAATGAAGGCTTCAAGATAGACGATGAGAGCATGCATGCTCTCGTGGAGGTATCGGCCGGAGATATGAGAAAGGCCATAAACGTTCTACAGGCCGTGTACACCTCCGGGGAGATATCGCCGAAGAAGATATATGAGATAATAGGCTACGCAAGCCCAGAAAAGGTTCAGATGATGGTATCCAGAGCCATCAACGGCCTCTTCGATGAGGCAAGGGACATTGTGGACGGCATGCTCATATACGATGGCCTCTCCGGAATCGACATAGTAAGGAGCCTGCACTCATATGTGAGGAGCAGCATGATCTCGCCGAAGCAGAAGATAGAGATCATAAAGGCCCTGGCAGATGCTGAGTTCAGGATCGTTGAGGGATCAAACGACAGGATACAGTTAGATGCACTGATCGCAAGGATCGCTGAGATAGGAAACACGACAGATTAGGTCAAAAATCAAAGAGCCTTGTCTGTGCATCCTGTTTTTCCTGCTTCTTATCGTCTTCGTTGTCCTGCCTCAGGTCCTCGATCGCCTGCGACATTCTGGAGACCTTTCTGATGCTGCTGTAATAGTAGGCCATATCTCTTGAATTTTCGAAAACTAGAATGTAAACCTGTCCGTTCCTGCTCCTGCCCGTTCTGCCCTTTCTCTGAATGTACCTGATCTCGGACGGCACGGCCTCATAGAATATGACAAAGTCCGTATCAGGTATATCCAGGCCCTCCTCAGCTATGCTTGTCGCTATCAGGACATTGTACACATTGTTCTTGAAGTCCTCTATTATCTTTCTCTGCTGATCCTGAGACAGCCCCTGATCGGAGCCACGATCGGCCTGCCCTATGAATCTGACCGGCTTCAGATCCGGTGCGTTCCTGTGCATGTATTCCATGAGTATATCCGAGGTTATCCTATAGTGAGTGAAGACTATGGCCCTGGCGTTGCCGTGTAAATGCGCAGAGAGTATGCTAACCACCCTCTGCATCTTTGGATTTACGTATTCTGCCGCATAAGAAGCCATCTTCCTCTCAAGATCGCCGAATTCCTCAAGCCCGGAAAGGATGGACATGGCCCTCCTGATGCTGGAATCCTCGCTGTTCTTCATCTCCTCCAGGTAGTGCATGGCAACGTCAAGCCCCTGTGTTTCGATGTACTCTCTCAGATAGTCGAGCCTTATAGCTGCAGTCAGCCTGCGCACAAGCTGGAATAGGCTCCTATCCTCCTTTGCGGAGTCGATAACCTTCTGCATTGCTGCAACAAGATCCTTTCTTGATCTACCGATTCTGAAGCCGCTGTTCTTCAGTGGCTCAAGAAGCTTCGTCATTATGGAGCCTATTACGGACAGTATCTCTCTTGTGCTCTCTGGCTCCGGTATCTTTACGAGCTTAACATCGATCGTTTTCACATACCTGCGAACATCCTCATCAAACTCTGTTTTCGCAATTACCTTGGCTATTCCGAGGTTCGTCATGATCTCATCGATCTTCTCCCTGTCTCCTCCCGGGCTTGCGGTCAGGCCTATTATGAGTTTTTTCTTGTATTTCAAGTACTCCTGTGCTATATCAACGTATGCATAGTTACCAACCGCGCGATGGGCCTCATCAAATATGAGAAGATCAAACTTTGTGATATCTAGTATGCCGGATCGCATATCATTGAATACAACCTGCGGAGTAGAAACGAATACACGCCTTGTGACCCATATTACGTCCCTCTCCTCTGCGTCGATCTCTCCTGTGAATACGCCGATCTCATTCTCGCTTATTCCTGTTGATCCGGCAATTGTCTTTGCATGCTGCAGAACCAGTGGTTTGGTAGGTGCCATCATCAGGCTCTTTTTCTTCTCATTATAGAATTTCTCTATCATCATTGCCGCTATGACTGTCTTACCTAGTCCAGTGGGCATAACTATCAGTGTATTCTGGTCTATTGAATTTTTAAATACGTTTAACTGATATTCCCTGGGCTGAATAATCACATATGATTATGCTTCAACTATATAAATATTAGATGGGCCGGTAGATCAGCGGTAGATCGCCTGCTTCGCAAGCAGGAGGCCTCGGGTTCAAACCCCGACCGGTCCACTTAAATTACTAATCGAATACTTTTTTTATATGGTTATTATTTATGTCCCTATAAGCAACACAGCCGAAACATCAGAGGGTGTTCTTCTGGATGAGGATGTGAGAAATGCGTTGAAGCAGGCTTATATCGAAGTCGAGGGAGAAACTTTAAGAAACTCTGGAGACAGGGATTTACTGATATTCGCCTCCCTTATAAGAAATCAGGACACCAACAGGGCATATGCAGAGGTATCGAACAATAACAACATTCTTCTAAAAGGGATGAGGAGATCCACATTCTTTCAGAACGTAAGCTATTTACAGAGTCTTGGATAATCATGTTAATAAGGAAGAAGATCGACAGATATTATACAATGGAGTCGCAAATATTATTATCGGATGAATCGATAGTATCTGAAGAGCTAAGAAAGAAGCTATAAAATCAGAGGTGAAATCGCAATATGAAAGATTTCGGAATTTATTGGAAGAATAAACGTGAAGAAGTAGAAAGAGTAGAACTGCCGTTTCAAAAGATCGAAACAATAAACCTTCCGAGGTCTAATATCGGAACCTTAGCTCAATTTAGGGATAAGACCGAAAATAACGAATGGAAGAATAGGTTAATCTGGGGAGACAACAAATACGTCATGGCTTCGTTATTAACAGAGTTTAGAGGGAAAATTAAGCTGATATATGCGGATCCACCATTTTTCACTGGAACAAACATGAATATTACCTTAGCAGTTGGAGATGAAGGTGCAGTAAAAGAACCATCAGCTATAGAGGAAATAGCTTATAGAAACATGTGGAAAGAAGGGCCGAGCTCTTTCTTTCAATATATGTATGACCGTTTTGTATTGATGAAAGATCTGTTGTCAGATGATGGTTCTATTTGGGTAAGATTTGACTATCATTATTCCCATTACATCAAAGCAATTTTGGATGAAATATTTGGTTATGAGAACTTTAGAAATGAATTGATAGTCAACAGAACAAGGAAAAACGTGATGGCCAGTCGAACTCAGATAGTATTTCCAACAGCAACAGACTCTTTATTTTTTTATGCAAAATCTGAAACAACGTTACTGAATCAGACTAAGATCAGGAAGTCTGAAGAAAGAAAAGGTTATTGGAGGCATATGGATGATTCAGCTGGACAAGGCTCAGCTAAGATGTTCTTTGGCCGATCTATAGAGCCACCGCCGGGGAAACATTGGAAATTTTCTCAAGAAAATATAGATAAAATGATAAGGGAAGGGAAACTAAGATTAAACCCAAAAACAGGTAGACCTGAATACTGGGTGGAACCAACAGATGAATATCTTTTAGATACTAATTGGACGGATATTCCTGGATATTCCTTTAGCACTGGTTATCCCACCGAAAATGCGGAACAATTACTTGAAAGGGTAATTTTATCTGCTTCTAATCCTGGGGATCTTGTTGCTGATTTCTTCGCAGGTTCTGGAACAACTGCCGCTGTTGCAGAGAAACTGGGCAGAAGATGGATAGTTGCTGATATCGGTAGGTTTTCGATTCACACTATAAGAAAGAGACTGTTAGACATACCTAACTGCAAGCCCTTTGAAGTTTTGAATTTAGGAAAATATGAACGCAAGTACTGGATGGATCAAAACCTTGGCTCTGTTTATAGAAATTACATCGATTTTATTTTACAGCTTTACAAAGCAAAGCCAGTATATGACTACAAGAATATTCACGGCATAATTTCTGGAAAAGCCGTTCACGTTGGCCCTATAGATTACCCTGTGACAAAGGGAGAAGTTGAGGAATGCCTGAAGGAGGCAAAGGGTAATGGTTTTAGTTCTTTGGATGTCCTGGGATGGGACTTCGAAATGGAATTCAATGATAAAATATTAAAAGAACTTAAAGAAACTTACGACTTTGACCTTTCATTAAGAATAATCCCCAATGAAGTGATGGATAAGAGAGCTGTTGATGCTGGTGACGTTGACTTTTTTGAACACGCCTTCTTAGATGTTAGTTTATCTGTAAACGACAGAAAGGTCAGGGTTAAATTGAATAACTTTATAATTCCAAATCCAGAGTCAATCCCAGAAGAACTCAGGGATAAGATGCTAAAGTGGAGCGACTTCATCGATTACTGGAGCGTGGATTGGAACTATAGAGAGGACACATTTCATAATGAATGGCAGGAATTTAGAACAAGGCAAAAGAAGAACCTACAACTCCAATCTATTGAACATACCTATGATGAGCCAGGAATTTATAAAATAGTGGTGAAGGTGATAGACGTCTTTGGAAATGATACCACCACTGTAAAGGAGGTGAGGATAGAGTGAATCCATTTGATGAACCAGAAGTGAGAGTGGAATCAACTGCACCCTTAGTGGAAGCTCTGCGCCAGGAGGTTAGAGCGTGGAGAGACTCTGGTTATCCCGGATCTTCTAAAACAACAATGCGGTTGTTACAGTTCTGGTTCGATGAAGAACATAAAGTAAACGGGGAAAACTTTAGATTTTATTTTGCACAAAGAGAGGCTATAGAAACCCTGATTTATATATATGAAGCTAAGAAATTTACGAAAATGAGCGATCTGATACTTAATTATGATAAAACTAAGAAAATCGCATATAATCCAAATGAATATTTGTTTCCTAAATACTGTTTTAAGATGGCTACAGGCTCTGGGAAAACATATGTAATGGCACTAGCCATTGTATGGTCTTACTTCAATAATATTATTGAGGAAAATAAGCTATTTCCAAAAAATTTCCTTATACTGGCGCCAAATATTGCGGTATACGAAAGACTCGCTGAAGATTTCTCAGCTGGAAAAATATTTAACTCGGGGATCCTAATTCCTGAAGAATTCCAATATCTCTGGGACATGGATTTTGTCACCGAAGACTATATTCCGGTTAGAAGTTCCAAAGGCCGTATTTATCTGACTAACATACAGAAGGTTTACGAGAGAGAAGACTCACCAGTAAATCCAATACAGGAAATAATAGGCAAGAGACCATCAGATACTATTAGGTATTATGATCAAATTATATCTGAACTTAGATCGTTAGATAGTCTTGCTATCATAAATGACGAAGCACATCACGTTTGGGATAAGGAACTGGTCTGGAATCAATTTATTCTTAAATGTAATGATGTACTTAAAGAAAAAAAGAAAGAATTATCATTCCAACTCGATTTTACAGCGACACCAAAGAGACAGGATACAGGTAGCATTTTTGAGTGGGTCATATCGGATTTTCCACTGGCAGATGCTATAAGATGTGGCGTCGTAAAGTCACCTATAATTGGGGAATTAGAAAACCCGCACGAAACACCATCAGATAAGGCAGATGTAATCTATAGGGACTATATTGAAGGTGGATGCAGACGTTGGTCCAAATATAATGAGGCAATGGAAAAGGTAGGCAAACAGCCCGTGATTTTTTTCATGGCAACTAAGACGTCGGAAGCAGAAGATATATACAATTATCTTCAAACAAAACCAGAATTTAAAGGAAAAACTTTGATTATCCACACCAATCTTAAGGGTGAAATAAGCGATAAAGAATGGCAAAAACTAAAGCAAGAAACAAGAGACATTGACAAGACGAATAAATATAGGGCCATTGTAAGTGTCTTAATGTTAAGAGAGGGGTGGGATGTCAAAAATGTTTGTGTAATTGTTGGCCTAAGGCCATTCACCTCTAAGGCAGAAATACTACCTGAACAGGCAGTTGGGAGAGGTCTCAGACTAATGTTTGGTCCAGAATCCGGATATGAAGAAACTGTGGATATATTTGGAACACAGGCATTTGTGGATTTCATAGACGAGGAAATGAAAAAGCAAGGAGTTGATATAAAAAGATACAAGGAAAGAGACTTGCCTAATATAACAAATATTTTTCCAGATACGTTGAGAAAAATTGACTACAATTTTTCAATTCCCATCCTGTCGCCTAAGTACAAGAGAGAGAACAGATCTTTCAACGAAATTGATGTATATAAGCTTCCCGAGGGAAAGTTTGACCTAGATTTGAAAATTTATACAAACATAAAAAGAGCAGTAGGGAGAGATGCCCTCACTGAAAAGGAGAGATGGCGTGATAGATGGGAACAGCCCATACCTGAAAACTATCAATCTGTTATCTCCTACTTGACAAATTTAATACTTAGGGCTTGTAAAATACCTTCTAGAAATAGCGAGCTGGTTGGAAAATTAGATGAGTACATCAGCAAGAAATTATTTACAGCCAATGTGACACAAGAAATCAAGGAGGACTATAGATTTCTTCAAGCTCTTAGTGAACCGAAGGTTACGGATTTCCTAACAGAACTCTTTGTAAAAGTGATAAATAAGCTAACCATACTATCCACAGAGGTTAAACTGGAACCTGCTACGAAAGAGGTCAAAGACATTAGACCATCCCTAACAAGGAAAAAGACCTATGAGCCTAAGAAATGCATCCTTAATTTAGTTCCAGTAGCCAACGATTTTGAGTACGACTTCTGTAAATTCTTAGATGATGCAAAAGATGTAAAGAAGTATATAAAGAATGACAACAATCTGAATTTTTATTTAGAATATGTAAACGAAAAGAAAGGGCTTTCATATTATATCCCAGATTTTATCGTGTTATCAGATTCTGAAAATTATATCATAGAGACGAAAGGCGAGGAATCTGTGGAAGTGAAAAATAAAGACAAGAGGGCCAAGGAATGGTGCGAAGATGCAACTCAACTAACAGGTTCTAAATGGACCTACCTAAAAGTTCCTGAGCATATATTTAAAAACAATCAGGGCGTAAAGAGCCTAAAGAAGTTAGAAGATATCGTCAGAGCCTATGAAAGTGTTCAACAGATTTAAAGAATACTATTTTTATCCCTTCCAGCTCAAATTCACTCCGTCTTGCTTCGCAATCCATCCCTCTTTGAGTCTCCGCTAATTACTATGTGCCCTCCGCTCACCTGCACGCCGAGCACAGGACCCCATGCTTCGCCTCCAATCAAAATTCACCCCCTGCCCCCTCTTTTGATTTACGGCTCGCTTCGGGCACATTATTCTCTCCTGCGGAGTGCAATTTAGGGGAGGGGGCTTAGAGGGCCTAGATAATTTTAATAATAAATGATACATAGCTAGAACATGTCAGATAACTTGAACAATTCCAAAATCGGAAGAAACCAGCTTGTATCAAACGAAGGACTCTACTATGTATGCTACCAGCTCAGCAAGAGGGGGTGGAATGCTATGCCTACTTCCAGAAATGCAAGGGGAATAGATGTTTTGATCTATAACAGAGAAGGCACAAAAATGCACACAATTCAGGTAAAAGCACTTTCTGACAGAAGCCCGGCGCCGTTTGGAAGCAAACTTGACAATCTGATAGCAGAATATGTTTTCATAGTAAACAATCTCTCAAAGGAACCTAATCTTTATATCGTGGATACGCAAACAGCAAGGGGGTTGATTCATGAAGGAGAAAAAAACGGGAAGAAAAGTTATTGGTTTCAGCCAAACGATTATGAAAAATTCAAAGACAACTGGAGTATAATAGGCGAGAGCTGACTTGGTATTCGCTTAAAACATTAATCAAATCCCGATCCACAAAGCAGATAAAATTATTATAATACCATCAGATACATTCAATAACAAACAATATCAGGTTTTAATTATGAAACGTTTGGAGTTCGGTATCTGCAAAAATTGCGGGCACCAAGTGGTTAAATATAATTCAAAGTGTTTTCATCACATCACACGAAGTAAGCTTTTGGGGTATCCGCACTGGCCTGCAGGTCACGTAATCACTCTAGACTGCAAATATAAAGATTGCAAATGTAATAATCCTGAACTGGATCAGAATATGCCTTTTAAAATCAAGATGGTATATCTGGGAAAAAGAACTAATCCATAAAATATTCAATTCTTATTTGTGGTCAAAATAATATTTATTCAATTCATATCGGCAGTCAGGAGCTAGAAATTGCAGGAGAGGGCAAGTGGTATATAGGATAACAGAAAATTAAAGTGGTGAAAATATAAGAACAATCTGGAAGGAGGTAAAGAGAGAACAGAAAGATGGCATTATTTGAAAGGTGTGAAAAATGAATAGTAAAGTTTTCAAATCTTTAATTTTTTACAT includes:
- a CDS encoding PadR family transcriptional regulator — its product is MFGGMRGPWGHHVYHSRGFVGIRYWILRILADGEKTGADIMATMENMSMGRWRPSPGAVYPLLRDMEDEGYIRSTERDNKKYYSLQEKGREMLEMLGAGPFYGRDLETSSIGDAIDRVSDYINYLKDNREQVRSSSAYMEKLKKLKNDIESILGW
- the glnA gene encoding type I glutamate--ammonia ligase, whose translation is MPEDLVSKTLKRIEEDRVEFLQMQFTDIVGNVKSLTVPKNRFENALTEGVVFDGSSVAGYAQIEESDMRALPNLESYTLLPDEFGKNKIARFVCSVYSPDGTRFPGDPRYVLERIIDQVHKEGNEFFVGPEFEFFLFKRDASGNPTTEPSDYGGYFDNTPLDSASDIRQQIMKELYDLGYQPEAAHHEVAYGQQEVDLRYAPALKMADRIVMLKSIIKNIAERNGLYASFMPKPINGVNGSGMHIHQSIMSVDEKVNRFYDKNAKYGLSEYAMHYLGGILKYVNEASAILASTVNSYKRLIPGYEAPVYISWANKNRSALVRIPAGEGVRKRMELRCPDPAGNPYLQFAVVLGMGLEGIKQKIEPPEPVEKDIFHMTPEERLSEGIMSMPESLGEALHHLRGSKLMRSVLGDHVYENFITVKQREWDQFRSYVGEWEIKRYLPTL
- a CDS encoding replication factor C small subunit; the protein is MIEIWTEKYRPKSLSEIYGEDENIQKLKSFVERKEIPHLLFAGSVGTGKTSTAIALAIELFGDSWKENMVEMNASNENGIDVIRNKIKDIARIKPSNPLGFKILFLDEADQLTAEAQAALRRTMEIYSETTRFIFSCNYSSKIIPPIQSRTVVMRFRPVPDEYISKKLREIAENEGFKIDDESMHALVEVSAGDMRKAINVLQAVYTSGEISPKKIYEIIGYASPEKVQMMVSRAINGLFDEARDIVDGMLIYDGLSGIDIVRSLHSYVRSSMISPKQKIEIIKALADAEFRIVEGSNDRIQLDALIARIAEIGNTTD
- a CDS encoding DEAD/DEAH box helicase family protein, with the translated sequence MIIQPREYQLNVFKNSIDQNTLIVMPTGLGKTVIAAMMIEKFYNEKKKSLMMAPTKPLVLQHAKTIAGSTGISENEIGVFTGEIDAEERDVIWVTRRVFVSTPQVVFNDMRSGILDITKFDLLIFDEAHRAVGNYAYVDIAQEYLKYKKKLIIGLTASPGGDREKIDEIMTNLGIAKVIAKTEFDEDVRRYVKTIDVKLVKIPEPESTREILSVIGSIMTKLLEPLKNSGFRIGRSRKDLVAAMQKVIDSAKEDRSLFQLVRRLTAAIRLDYLREYIETQGLDVAMHYLEEMKNSEDSSIRRAMSILSGLEEFGDLERKMASYAAEYVNPKMQRVVSILSAHLHGNARAIVFTHYRITSDILMEYMHRNAPDLKPVRFIGQADRGSDQGLSQDQQRKIIEDFKNNVYNVLIATSIAEEGLDIPDTDFVIFYEAVPSEIRYIQRKGRTGRSRNGQVYILVFENSRDMAYYYSSIRKVSRMSQAIEDLRQDNEDDKKQEKQDAQTRLFDF
- a CDS encoding site-specific DNA-methyltransferase: MKDFGIYWKNKREEVERVELPFQKIETINLPRSNIGTLAQFRDKTENNEWKNRLIWGDNKYVMASLLTEFRGKIKLIYADPPFFTGTNMNITLAVGDEGAVKEPSAIEEIAYRNMWKEGPSSFFQYMYDRFVLMKDLLSDDGSIWVRFDYHYSHYIKAILDEIFGYENFRNELIVNRTRKNVMASRTQIVFPTATDSLFFYAKSETTLLNQTKIRKSEERKGYWRHMDDSAGQGSAKMFFGRSIEPPPGKHWKFSQENIDKMIREGKLRLNPKTGRPEYWVEPTDEYLLDTNWTDIPGYSFSTGYPTENAEQLLERVILSASNPGDLVADFFAGSGTTAAVAEKLGRRWIVADIGRFSIHTIRKRLLDIPNCKPFEVLNLGKYERKYWMDQNLGSVYRNYIDFILQLYKAKPVYDYKNIHGIISGKAVHVGPIDYPVTKGEVEECLKEAKGNGFSSLDVLGWDFEMEFNDKILKELKETYDFDLSLRIIPNEVMDKRAVDAGDVDFFEHAFLDVSLSVNDRKVRVKLNNFIIPNPESIPEELRDKMLKWSDFIDYWSVDWNYREDTFHNEWQEFRTRQKKNLQLQSIEHTYDEPGIYKIVVKVIDVFGNDTTTVKEVRIE
- a CDS encoding DEAD/DEAH box helicase, yielding MNPFDEPEVRVESTAPLVEALRQEVRAWRDSGYPGSSKTTMRLLQFWFDEEHKVNGENFRFYFAQREAIETLIYIYEAKKFTKMSDLILNYDKTKKIAYNPNEYLFPKYCFKMATGSGKTYVMALAIVWSYFNNIIEENKLFPKNFLILAPNIAVYERLAEDFSAGKIFNSGILIPEEFQYLWDMDFVTEDYIPVRSSKGRIYLTNIQKVYEREDSPVNPIQEIIGKRPSDTIRYYDQIISELRSLDSLAIINDEAHHVWDKELVWNQFILKCNDVLKEKKKELSFQLDFTATPKRQDTGSIFEWVISDFPLADAIRCGVVKSPIIGELENPHETPSDKADVIYRDYIEGGCRRWSKYNEAMEKVGKQPVIFFMATKTSEAEDIYNYLQTKPEFKGKTLIIHTNLKGEISDKEWQKLKQETRDIDKTNKYRAIVSVLMLREGWDVKNVCVIVGLRPFTSKAEILPEQAVGRGLRLMFGPESGYEETVDIFGTQAFVDFIDEEMKKQGVDIKRYKERDLPNITNIFPDTLRKIDYNFSIPILSPKYKRENRSFNEIDVYKLPEGKFDLDLKIYTNIKRAVGRDALTEKERWRDRWEQPIPENYQSVISYLTNLILRACKIPSRNSELVGKLDEYISKKLFTANVTQEIKEDYRFLQALSEPKVTDFLTELFVKVINKLTILSTEVKLEPATKEVKDIRPSLTRKKTYEPKKCILNLVPVANDFEYDFCKFLDDAKDVKKYIKNDNNLNFYLEYVNEKKGLSYYIPDFIVLSDSENYIIETKGEESVEVKNKDKRAKEWCEDATQLTGSKWTYLKVPEHIFKNNQGVKSLKKLEDIVRAYESVQQI